The Desmodus rotundus isolate HL8 chromosome 3, HLdesRot8A.1, whole genome shotgun sequence genome includes a region encoding these proteins:
- the COL9A2 gene encoding collagen alpha-2(IX) chain, whose product MAAAAASRSLLVLLQVLGLALAQIRGPPGERGPPGPPGPPGVPGSDGIDGDKGPPGKAGPPGPKGEPGKPGPDGPDGKPGIDGLTGAKGEPGPIGTPGVKGQPGLPGPPGLPGPGFAGPPGPPGPVGLPGEIGITGPKGDPGPEGPAGPPGPPGKPGRPGTIQGLEGSADFLCPTNCPAGVKGPQGLQGVKGHPGKRGALGDPGRLGKTGPKGDVGASGEQGIPGPPGPQGARGYPGMVGPKGETGPRGYKGMVGSVGAVGSPGEEGPRGPPGRAGEKGDVGSQGFRGPQGITGPKGATGPPGIDGKDGTPGTPGMKGSAGQAGRPGNPGHQGLAGVPGQPGTKGGPGDKGEPGQQGLPGFSGPPGKEGEPGPPGEIGPRGIMGEKGDQGERGPVGQPGPQGRQGPKGEQGPPGIPGPQGLPGIKGDKGSPGKTGPRGGVGDPGVAGLPGEKGDKGESGEPGPKGQQGVSGEPGYRGPSGDAGVPGVQGYPGLPGPRGLAGDRGVPGRPGRQGVAGRDASDQHIVDVVLKMLQEQLAEVAVSAKREALGATGMVGLPGPPGPPGYPGKQGPHGHPGPRGVPGIVGAVGQIGNTGPKGKRGEKGDRGDVGRGHPGMPGPPGIPGLPGRPGQAINGKDGDRGTAGVPGEAGRPGLPGPVGLPGFCEPAACLGASAYASARLTEPGSIKGP is encoded by the exons ATGGCCGCCGCGGCCGCCTCCCGCAGCCTCCTGGTCCTGCTGCAAGTGCTCGGGCTCGCCCTCGCGCAGATC AGAGGTCCGCCAGGAGAGCGGGGTCCCCCGGGCCCCCCGGGGCCGCCGGGAGTGCCTGGATCGGACGGCATCGAC GGTGACAAGGGGCCCCCCGGGAAAGCTGGCCCTCCG GGACCTAAGGGAGAGCCTGGCAAACCAGGGCCAGATGGCCCGGACGGGAAGCCTGGGATTGAT ggtCTAACTGGAGCCAAGGGGGAGCCTGGCCCCATTGGGACCCCTGGAGTCAAG GgccagcctgggctcccaggTCCCCCTGGCCTGCCG GGCCCTGGCTTTGCTGGACCTCCG GGACCGCCTGGACCTGTTGGCCTCCCTGGTGAGATTGGAATCACGGGCCCCAAG GGGGATCCTGGACCAGAGGGACCGGCAGGCCCCCCTGGCCCCCCTGGGAAACCG GGCCGCCCGGGAACCATCCAGGGCCTGGAAGGCAGCGCGGATTTCCTG TGTCCAACCAACTGCCCGGCGGGTGTGAAAGgcccccaggggctgcagggagtgAAG GGGCATCCTGGAAAACGGGGGGCTCTGGGAGATCCCGGCCGCCTTGGGAAGACA GGTCCCAAGGGAGATGTGGGTGCCTCTGGAGAGCAAGGCATCCCTGGGCCACCG GGTCCCCAGGGTGCCAGGGGCTATCCAGGCATGGTGGGACCCAAAGGGGAGACG GGTCCCCGTGGGTACAAAGGCATGGTGGGCTCTGTTGGCGCCGTTGGGTCACCG GGTGAGGAAGGTCCACGTGGGCCACCAGGCCGAGCTGGGGAAAAGGGCGACGTG GGAAGCCAAGGTTTTCGAGGACCCCAGGGAATAACAGGCCCAAAGGGAGCAACT GGTCCCCCAGGCATCGACGGCAAGGATGGGACCCCAGGCACACCTGGCATGAAG GGCAGTGCAGGGCAGGCGGGCCGCCCAGGAAACCCGGGCCACCAGGGCCTGGCG GGTGTGCCAGGTCAGCCGGGGACAAAAGGAGGCCCTGGAGACAAG GGTGAGCCAGGCCAGCAGGGCCTCCCTGGATTCTCTGGTCCCCCTGGGAAGGAG GGAGAGCCAGGGCCTCCAGGAGAAATTGGTCCCCGAGGCATCATGGGGGAAAAG GGTGACCAGGGTGAGAGGGGACCAGTGGGACAGCCAGGCCCTCAAGGACGGCAG ggcccCAAGGGGGAGCAGGGGCCCCCAGGGATTCCAGGACCGCAAGGCTTGCCAGGCATCAAGGGAGACAAG ggctccccagggaAGACCGGGCCCCGCGGCGGAGTG GGCGACCCAGGGGTGGCCGGCCTCCCAGGAGAAAAAGGCGATAAG GGAGAATCTGGAGAGCCGGGGCCCAAGGGACAG CAAGGAGTCAGCGGAGAACCTGGCTACCGGGGCCCCAGCGGGGATGCGGGCGTCCCCGGGGTGCAGGGCTACCCCGGGCTCCCCGGCCCTCGAGGACTGGCGGGAGACCGCGGCGTGCCCGGACGGCCCGGGAGACAGGGAGTGGCG GGCCGAGATGCCAGTGACCAGCACATCGTGGACGTGGTGCTGAAGATGCTGCAAG aGCAACTGGCAGAGGTGGCTGTGAGTGCCAAGAGAGAAGCCTTGGGTGCAACCGGCATGGTGGGTCTTCCTGGACCCCCTGGGCCTCCTGGATACCCAGGCAAACAGGGACCCCATGGGCACCCTGGCCCTCGAGGCGTTCCTGGCATCGTGGGAGCCGTGGGCCAGATCGGCAACACAGGGCCCAAGG GAAAACGCGGAGAGAAGGGTGACCGGGGGGACGTGGGACGTGGACACCCTGGGATGCCGGGGCCCCCAGGAATCCCAG GACTCCCTGGCCGGCCTGGCCAGGCCATCAATGGCAAAGATGGAGACCGAGGGACCGCAGGGGTTCCAGGAGAGGCCGGCCGACCTGGCCTGCCGggccctgtggggctgccaggctTCTGTGAGCCTGCAGCCTGCCTGGGAGCCTCAGCGTACGCCTCCGCACGCCTCACTGAGCCTGGATCCATCAAGGGGCCGTGA